The DNA region ACTTGATACCGCCAGGCCGGGATGATTCCGTTTACGGCGACGACAGCGACGAGGGATCCGGGACAGAGGCGACCAACACTCAGACCGCAGCCCGCGCGGGGTCTGGTGATCCCTCCGAGCCGAGGCCGCTCGCCGCGCAGGCGCCTGCTCTTGATCTTCGGCGCCCACCAAACGCGGCCGCCGGCCGCCATCCCAACGCGTGCGCAGTGACTCAAACCCGCGCGCGGTCGTGTCCACGGCCTGCGAAGCTACCTCAGCTCACTGATATCGGGACGCTCGACGGCCCGCGGCCGTTGAGCCGCCCGTTCCACTCCGGCTCGCCGGCCAGCGCCACGTCCGGGAAGCGCCGCACGAAGCGCCCGAACGTCTCCTGGCCCTGCATCCGCGCCAGCGTCGCGCCGAAGCAGGTGTGGATCCCGCGCGCGAACGACAGGTGCTCGCCGGCCCGGTGCCGGCGCAGCACGAGCTCGTCGGCGTCCGGACCCCAGTGCGCCGGGTCGTGGTTGGCCGCCGCCAGCGACATCACCACCGGGGTGCCCTTGTCGACCTTGTGGCCGTCGATCTCCAGGTCCTCCAGGGCGATGCGCCCGGTCAGCTGCAACGGCGCCTCGTAGCGCAGCATCTCCTCCTCCGCGGCGGTGTCCAGGCCCGGGTCGGAGCGCAGGTCGGCGAGCTGGTCGGGGTGGCGCAGCAGCGCCAGCAGGCCGTGCGCCAGGTGGTTCGCGGTCGGCTCGTGGGCCGAGACGTGCAGCAGGATGATGTGGTCGATGAGCTCTTCCGGGGCCAGCCCGGCGCCGTCGGCCTCGGCGGCGATCATGCCGCTGATGAGGTCGTCCGCCGGCTGTCGCTTCTTGTGCGCCACGACGTCCACCAGGAAGTCGCGCATCGCGTTGCGGGAGTCGGCGATCGCCTGCGTCACCTCGGGGGTCTGCACCGGCTCGGTGACGTTGACGATGTCCGAGGTCCAGCCCAGCACGGTCTGCCGGTCCTCGACCGGCATCCCGAGCATCTCGGAGATGCACAGGTACGGCAGCGGCTCGGCCACCTCCTTGACGAAGTCGAACTCGCCCTTGTCGGCCACCTCGTCCATGAGCCCGTCCAGCAGCGCCAGCATCCGCGGCCGGAACCGTTCGACGAACGGCGGCGTGAACGCCTTGGCCAGCAGCTTGCGCAGCCGGGTGTGGTCCGGCGGGTCGCGGAAGAGGATCACCGGGATGTAGTTCGGGTCCTGCTCCTCGACGACCATCACGCTGGCGTTGCGGTGGTCCACGCTGTAGCGCTCGGTGTCGCGCAGCGCGGTGTTGATGTCGTCGTAGCGCGTGAGCATCCAGAACCCGATCGGGCTCCGGTACACCGGCTCCTCCTCCCGGAGTGCCTTGAGCTGCGGGTAAGGGTTCTTCACGTAGTCCGGGTCGAACGGGTTGTACATGATGGTCATGACCGGCCCCTTCCGGCGGCAGATTGGCTGGACGCGGCTTGGCTGGACGCGGCTTGGCTGGACTCGGATCGGCTGGACTCGGATCGGCTCGACGCGGGCTACGCGTGCGGCAGGCCCGCGGCGTGGAGGTCGTCGGCGTACCGCACGAACTCGTTCTTCGGCGTGATCTTCTCCAGGCCCGGGATCAGCTCCATGGCGTACTCGACGGTGATCGCCGGGTTGATGGCCAGGATCTCCCCGGTCAGCCGGCGCGCGTAGGCCTTGTCGCCCTCGCGCTGGTGGAAGGCGGCCAGGGCGATACGGGCCAGGATGTTGTCCTTGTTCTCGGCCCGGACCTTCTCGACCAGTTCCATCGACTCGGTTTTGCGGCCCGCGCTGTAGTTGATGTAGGACAGCGCCATCAGCAGCCCGTGCGGGGGATGCGGGTCCAGGCGCAGGGCGCGCTTGATCGAGCGGCTGCCCTCCAGCGGCTTGCCACCCTGCGACAGGGCGATGCCGCGCAGCGCGTGCGGCCAGGTGACGCTGGGCTCCAGCTCGATGGCGCGGTCCTCGTGCTTCACAGCGTTCTGCCAGTTGCCGCGGACCAGCTCCACCACGCCGAGGATGGCGTGCGAGACGCCGGAGTCCTCGTCCAGCTCCACGCCCTTGGACGCCAGCTTCTTGGCGGTGTCCAGCAGCGTCGGGTCCATGCTCCAGCCCTGCGAGTGCTCCTGGGTGTAGGTGCCGGCCAGCATCCCGTAGCCGCCGGGCAGCTCCGGCTCCAGCTCGACCGCCCGGGCGAACAGCTCCCGGGCCTTCATCAGGTCCTCGCGGGTCAGCTGCCGCAGGTGGTAGTAGCCGCGCCACAGGCACTCGATGGCCCCGGCCGAGGCGGTGCTCTGGAGGCGCTTGAGCTCGGCGGTCTCCAGTTCGAAGCCGACCGCGACCAGGATGTTCTCCACGATCTCGGCCCGCACGGTCGACAGCTCGGCCAGGTCCGGCTGGTAGTCCTTCTCCCACAGGGTCTGCTCGGTCCCGGCCTCCACGAGCTGGACGCCGACCTGGATCGTGGAGGCCTCGCGCTGCACGGTGCCGCGCAGCACGTACCGGACCCCGAGCTCGGTGCCGATCTGCCGCGCCGGGATGTCGGTGTCGCGGTAGGTGAAGGCGGTCTCGGCGGAGATGACGAAGACATAGCGGCTGCTGCGCGCCAGGGCGCCGGTCAGTTCCTCGGTGACGCCGTCGGTCAGGTAGTCCTGCTCGGGGTCCTTGCTGACGTTCACGAACGGCAGGACCACGATGGACGGGCCGTCCGGGGGCCGGGGATTCCTCGGCGGCGCGCTCACGCCCAGGGTGTCGATCACGAAACCCTTCAGGCGCGGTCGCACGTCCCACACGATTTTGGGCTTGGCCATGGCGTGTCGCTCCCTCCGCGCTCGGTGCGCGGGGCACAGCATGGGCGCGGGGGGACCGCTGGGGCAACGTGGAACAAATCATCCCCGCCAACTGGCGAGGATCCACAGTTGCGCAGGCCGCGAAGGCGGCGAATACGCTGAATACGCTGATGTTGACAGCAGGAGGTGGCACCATGTACCGACCCGCCAACAGGATCTACCCGCGCCTGGCCTACGCCGACGAGGCCGCGGCGGCCGACTGGCTGGCGAAGGCGTTCGGCTTCGCCGAGAAGCACCGCAAGGTCAACGACGACGGCTCGGCCCTGATCTGGCTTGAGCTGGACGGCTCGGCCCTGATGGTCTGCCGCAGCGGCCTGGGCCTGAGCGCCCCGGGGGAGCTCAGCGGGGTGACCGAGAAGACCATCTGTTATGTGGACGACGTCACGGCCCACCACGCCACGGCGCTGGCCGCCGGCGCCGAGATCGACCGGGAGCTGCAGGACACGCCCTGGGGCGACCGGCGGTACGAGGCGGTCGACCCCGAGGGGCATCGGTGGCACTTCGCGGAGCTGGTGGGGGAGGGGTGACAGGGGGCTGAAAGCCGGCCGCCGATAGCCGGTCGCCTGCGAGGCTGCGGGCGGCCGGTGTCGGTGTTGATATCGACCGCGGCATCGGCGGCGGCCCGGGCGGCCGGCGCCGGCCAGGAATCTCGCTCCCGCGAGGGTGTCCGCGACCGGCAGCGGTCTGAAATCAGCCGCCTGCCACCGCCGCCAGCAGGTACACCTCGTCGCCGGGGCTCAGTTCCAATGTCGCGCCGGGACGCCGGGTCACCGTGTCGTTCAGGACCACCACGAAGCTCGGGTTCACGTCGCAGCCGCCGTTGAGCACGCGCTGTGCCAGCACCGGGAAGCGGTCGCGGAGCTGGTCGGTCAGTTCAGCCCAGGTCGCTGCCTCGACCTGGACGGTGCGGCGGGCCGGGCGGGACGGGTCGCTGCCCGGAAGCAGCACCCCCAGCGGCGCGGCCAGCGTCAGGTTCACCATGGCTCAGTCTCCTTTCTGGCTCCATCTCCAGCGGCGGGCGGCCCCGGGCCAGCCGGAAGCCCAGGTCGCCGGCGTGGAAGCCGGCTGGTTCGGGGGATCGGTAGGCGTTGCGGCACATGTCGCTGTGGGCGAACACGCTGCCGCCGCGGGCGATACGGTCGCCGGTGACGCCGAAGGCGTCGGCGCCCCCCATCCCGTCCGCCGCCGCCTCACCCGGCGCGTACACCGGATCCAGCAGGTGCGAGCGGGCGTAGAACGCGGCGTCGTAGGCGTCGTGGCACCACTCCCACACGTTCCCGTGCATGTCGTACAGCCCCAGCCGGTTCGGCTCGCGGGTGCCCACCGGCTGGAGCCGGTCGTCGGAGTTCTTCGTGTACCAGGCGTAGCGCGCGAGCTCGTCCTCGGCCGGACAGCACCATGGTCCCGCCGAGCCCGCCCCGCAGGCGAACTCCCATTCCGCCTCGGTCGGCAGCCGGGCTCCCATCCACAGTGCGAAGACGGCGGCGTCGGTCCAGGACACGTGCGTCACCGGCGTGTGGCGGCCGGCGCCGGAGCGGTCGGGATCGAAGAGCCCGTATATCTCGGCCGTGACCAGGTGCTGCCCGATCAGGTACGGCGACAGCTCCACGGCGTGCCGCGGCGACTCGTTGTGGGTGTGGCTCGGACCGGTCAGCTCGGTGCCCATCAGGAAGCCGCCGCCGGGGATCTCGGCCATGTCGTCGGCCACGTAGTGCTCGAACCGCTCGGGGGCGCCGGTGAGCAGGCCGCGGTTCAGGAAGCGGTCGGTGACCTCGGCGTCGCCCAGGGACCGCACCGCCTGCACGGCGGCCCACACCGCGGCGGTGTCGCGGCAGCGCGGGCGGCCGTCGCGGCCCAGGCCCAGCACCTCGCCGGCCTGGAGCACGATCTGGTCGCGGCTGAGCGCGTCGCCGTCGGCCGGGGCGGATTCGGTGATCCCGTCCACCCGCACCGGCAGCTCCCGGATCCCGCCGGGCGCCACGTCGTAGGCCCGCAGCACCGGCAGCTCCGGATTGCGCACCGAGACCAGCAGGTGCCACAGCGAGTCGAAGCACTGGTTGTGCAGCTCGAAGTCGATGCGCGAGAAGTTCGCCGGGTGCCGGTTGTGGCTGTGGAACACCCCGACCTCGACCATGCCCCGCTCCCGGATCAGCTTCTGCAGCCGCCAGGCCTCCTCCGGCGGTGCCACGAACCCGGCGTCGTCGTGGTTCCGGTAGTAGTCGCCGTACGCCTCGAACCGGGGCCGCCACTGCGTGCTGTTGCGCTCGTTGTCCTCGAACAGCACGAAGTCCGTCGGCGTCATCGTGTCCAGGTCGGAGATGAAGTACCCGAACGCCTTCGCCGGATGGCGCCGGCGCACCTCCTCGACCAGGGCCGCGTACAGGTCCTTGGAGATGCGGATGTGGTCCGCCGGGCCGACCCCGGGCAGTGTCAGGGCTCTCATCGGGCCTCACCTCCGCTGCGGGCCCCCTCGCGCAGCGCGCGCCGCAGGACCTTGCCCGAGCCGGTCTTGGGCAGCGCCGCGGTGAACGCGATGCTGCGCGGCAGCTTGTACCCGGCCAGGCAGGTCCGGGCGAAGCCCAGGACCGCGGCGGCGGTGACGTCCGGCCCGGCCGGGACGACGACCGCGTGCACCCGCTCGCCCCAGTGCTCGTCCGGCACGCCGACGACCGCCGCCTCGCTGACGTCCGGCGAGGACTCCAGCGCGGCCTCCACCTCGGCCGGGTAGACGTTCATCCCGCCGCTGATGATCACGTCCTTCTTCCGGTCGACGATGTAGAGGTAGCCCTCCTGGTCCCGGTAGGCGATGTCGCCGACCGAGTGGTGCTCGCCGCGCCGGTCGGCCTCGTAGGCCTCGGGGGCGTTGCGGTAGGCGACGAACATGCTCCGTGAGCGCACGAACACCTCGCCGTTGGTATGCGGCTGCCGCACGGCGGCGCCGGAATCGTCGTAGAGCACGACCTCCACGCCGGGCACCGGACGGCCGCACGACCCGGGCTTGCGCAGCTGGTCGGCCGGCGCGAGCGCGGTCGCCACCCCGGTCTCGGCCGAGCCGTAGACCTCCCACAGCGAGTCGGCGGGGAAGTCGGCGAGGAAAGCGTGCTTCAGCGTCTGGCTCCAGGGCGCGGCGTTGGCCACGAAGCGCTTCAGGCTGGAGCGGTCGTAGCCGGCCTTGGTCTCGGCCGGCAGCGCGCAGACCATCCGCATCGGCGTCGGCGCGCTGAAGGAGGCGGTGACCCGGTGGGTGTCGACCAGGCGCAGCCAGTCGCGCGGCTCGAACTTGTACTGGACGACCAGCGTGTTGCCCAGCGCCTGCGCCATGGTCGCGAAGCGGGCCGGGCCGGAGTGGTAGAGCGGGCCGGTGATCAGGTGCACGTCCTCGGGCACGAAGCCCATCAGGGCGACCAGGGGCGTGCTCGCCGGATCGGCCGGGCGGGGGCGGACGACGCCCTTGGGGCGGCCGGTGGTGCCGGAGGTGTAGAAGATGTCTGCGTCGGGGGTGGCGGCATCGGCGCCGGCCGGCGGCTCGGAGTCTGGTTCCGGGCGTGGTTCCGAGCGTGGTTCCGAGCCCGGTTCCGAGCCCGGCTGCCGGAGCAGGCCACCGGTGAGCGGGCCCTGATCCGGGTCCTGATCCGGGTCCTGATACGTGCCGAAGCGCAGTATCCGCCGCAGGCCCGGGACCTCGGCCGGCAGTTGCTCGGCGAGCTCTCCCACCCGCTCGTCCTCGGCGTCGACGCAGAGCACCTCGGTGCCGCTGTCGCGCAGGATGTGGGCGGCCTCGGACACGGTCAGCGCCGGGTTCAGCGGCACCGCCACGGCCCGCAGCCGCCGGATCGCGCCGATCACGGTCAGCACGCCGGCCGAGTTCCGGCCGCACCAGGCGACCGTCGTGGTCGGCCGGACCGCCGCGGCGGCCAGCGTCCGGGCCGCGGCGGCGACGCGGGCGTCGAGCTCGGCGTAGGTGTACCGGACGGCCTGCCGGTCCGGGCGGTCGTCGACGACGGCGATCCGGTCCGGCCGGGTCGCTGCCTGACGTGCGATGAGGTCCTGTCCCTCGGCGGACATCACGGCTGGATGTCGTCGCCGACGGGGATGTCCGCGATGGGGTTCAGCACGCTGTTTTTGTATGCGGGGGCCCGGTGCGGGGTCAATGAAAGCGGATCGCGCTGCCGGGCTGTGCGCTGGCTGGACGCCGGCTGTTCCGGCCGGTCGAGTCGGTCTGCGGCCTCAGACGCGCGTCGGCAGCAGCGCGCGGGCGTCGAGGTCCAGCGCGTGCCGGCCGTGCCGGTTGGCCATCGTCACGAACATGCCGTCGCCGCGCTCGGTGCGCACCACGAGCGCCGAGGCGACGATCGCCATCAGCAGGCCGCCGAGGGCGTAGCGCCGGTAGTCGGCCCAGCAGGCGTCGGCGTCCACTGCGATACCCGCGCCGCGCAGCACCTCGGCGTACAGGCGCACCATGTCGCCCTCGACCTCGCGCCGGATCTCGCTGCGCACGCTGCCGCCCAGCAGGTACGCCAGGTCCGTGACCCCCGGCTCGTGCGCGACGGTCTGCCAGTCGACCACGGTGACCCGGCCGTCGCGGATCATCAGGTTGTCGGCCCGGAAGTCGCCGTGCACGACGGTGCGCGGCCCCGGCCGGTGCAGCAGATAGCCGGCCACGTCCGGCGGGAACCGCTCGGCGAGCTCGGCGACGTCCGGATCGAGCCGATCGCCGTAGCGCCGCAGGAACCGCCGGCACGAGGCGGTCGCGAGCCCGGCCATGCCGGTGGCGCTGGACCGGTCGGTGTGCGGCAGCCACGACAGGCGCGCGACGTCCGGATCGGCCCAGTACGCGCCGTGCAGCCGCGCGAGCTCGGTGACGGCACCCCCGAGCTGGTCCGCATCGCAGCCCACGAGCTGATCGACCGGCCGCGCCGGCGCCAGGTCCTCCAGCAGCACGGCGCAGGCGCCGGTAGCGGGGTCGAAGGCGCTGTGGTGGCAGGCGGGCAGGCTGACCGGCAGCGACGGCGCGAGGTCGCGGTAGAACCCTGATTCGATCTCGTAGGAACGCGTGACGGCCGCGGCCACCCGCGAGGACTTGTCGCTGGAGGGGACCTTGGCGACACAGG from Catenulispora sp. MAP5-51 includes:
- a CDS encoding cytochrome P450, with translation MTIMYNPFDPDYVKNPYPQLKALREEEPVYRSPIGFWMLTRYDDINTALRDTERYSVDHRNASVMVVEEQDPNYIPVILFRDPPDHTRLRKLLAKAFTPPFVERFRPRMLALLDGLMDEVADKGEFDFVKEVAEPLPYLCISEMLGMPVEDRQTVLGWTSDIVNVTEPVQTPEVTQAIADSRNAMRDFLVDVVAHKKRQPADDLISGMIAAEADGAGLAPEELIDHIILLHVSAHEPTANHLAHGLLALLRHPDQLADLRSDPGLDTAAEEEMLRYEAPLQLTGRIALEDLEIDGHKVDKGTPVVMSLAAANHDPAHWGPDADELVLRRHRAGEHLSFARGIHTCFGATLARMQGQETFGRFVRRFPDVALAGEPEWNGRLNGRGPSSVPISVS
- a CDS encoding VOC family protein codes for the protein MYRPANRIYPRLAYADEAAAADWLAKAFGFAEKHRKVNDDGSALIWLELDGSALMVCRSGLGLSAPGELSGVTEKTICYVDDVTAHHATALAAGAEIDRELQDTPWGDRRYEAVDPEGHRWHFAELVGEG
- a CDS encoding MoaD/ThiS family protein, encoding MVNLTLAAPLGVLLPGSDPSRPARRTVQVEAATWAELTDQLRDRFPVLAQRVLNGGCDVNPSFVVVLNDTVTRRPGATLELSPGDEVYLLAAVAGG
- a CDS encoding SUMF1/EgtB/PvdO family nonheme iron enzyme; the encoded protein is MRALTLPGVGPADHIRISKDLYAALVEEVRRRHPAKAFGYFISDLDTMTPTDFVLFEDNERNSTQWRPRFEAYGDYYRNHDDAGFVAPPEEAWRLQKLIRERGMVEVGVFHSHNRHPANFSRIDFELHNQCFDSLWHLLVSVRNPELPVLRAYDVAPGGIRELPVRVDGITESAPADGDALSRDQIVLQAGEVLGLGRDGRPRCRDTAAVWAAVQAVRSLGDAEVTDRFLNRGLLTGAPERFEHYVADDMAEIPGGGFLMGTELTGPSHTHNESPRHAVELSPYLIGQHLVTAEIYGLFDPDRSGAGRHTPVTHVSWTDAAVFALWMGARLPTEAEWEFACGAGSAGPWCCPAEDELARYAWYTKNSDDRLQPVGTREPNRLGLYDMHGNVWEWCHDAYDAAFYARSHLLDPVYAPGEAAADGMGGADAFGVTGDRIARGGSVFAHSDMCRNAYRSPEPAGFHAGDLGFRLARGRPPLEMEPERRLSHGEPDAGRAAGGAASGQRPVPPGPPHRPGRGSDLG
- a CDS encoding class I adenylate-forming enzyme family protein, which encodes MSAEGQDLIARQAATRPDRIAVVDDRPDRQAVRYTYAELDARVAAAARTLAAAAVRPTTTVAWCGRNSAGVLTVIGAIRRLRAVAVPLNPALTVSEAAHILRDSGTEVLCVDAEDERVGELAEQLPAEVPGLRRILRFGTYQDPDQDPDQGPLTGGLLRQPGSEPGSEPRSEPRPEPDSEPPAGADAATPDADIFYTSGTTGRPKGVVRPRPADPASTPLVALMGFVPEDVHLITGPLYHSGPARFATMAQALGNTLVVQYKFEPRDWLRLVDTHRVTASFSAPTPMRMVCALPAETKAGYDRSSLKRFVANAAPWSQTLKHAFLADFPADSLWEVYGSAETGVATALAPADQLRKPGSCGRPVPGVEVVLYDDSGAAVRQPHTNGEVFVRSRSMFVAYRNAPEAYEADRRGEHHSVGDIAYRDQEGYLYIVDRKKDVIISGGMNVYPAEVEAALESSPDVSEAAVVGVPDEHWGERVHAVVVPAGPDVTAAAVLGFARTCLAGYKLPRSIAFTAALPKTGSGKVLRRALREGARSGGEAR
- a CDS encoding phosphotransferase, whose product is MTGGERRGEDGSGGARERGQPGKPDQRAPAAPTSIAEVTPAWCTAALAPLIAPARVVSCTAHPIGTGQVAGTYRLHLAYDRPGAGPPTCVAKVPSSDKSSRVAAAVTRSYEIESGFYRDLAPSLPVSLPACHHSAFDPATGACAVLLEDLAPARPVDQLVGCDADQLGGAVTELARLHGAYWADPDVARLSWLPHTDRSSATGMAGLATASCRRFLRRYGDRLDPDVAELAERFPPDVAGYLLHRPGPRTVVHGDFRADNLMIRDGRVTVVDWQTVAHEPGVTDLAYLLGGSVRSEIRREVEGDMVRLYAEVLRGAGIAVDADACWADYRRYALGGLLMAIVASALVVRTERGDGMFVTMANRHGRHALDLDARALLPTRV